The genomic window tcgtttctttaaaaattcgcgaataattcacgaattaactaacaatgATCTGCAGTAGTGCCTACTTTATATTGTTGAATTTAATGGTGATAGATGACTTAGTTGAGAGCATAAGAATCATCTATGCATTCCCGTTTTCGGAGATTACCTCAAACAATCACATGCTTTTGCTTTAAAAGTCCTGGTACAACGATACTGATTATAAACCATGTAAAGTTACTGATCAGCCACAGATCACAccaaaattagattataaaagGATACTGtccaaaaacaaaacaaaattacaaGTACAAAAACCTCGGCTAGTAATAACAGCAGTAACAAAAATAGATAGAAGGAATAAGTGAAaaagaagggggaaaaaaaaaggaggaactCAATAATAGGttccaaaaaccctaagatcatgaatataaatataataatataatgagcTCTCGCCTGTTAATACTCGAAAAGCATTATCATTAGCTTCTATGCAGACTCGAAatgatttaaagaaaaaactcaAGATAACTCTTATGTTAAAATTGCGAGGTTTCCGCTTCCGCAGAGTCAGTCTCCAGACATGTAAGTCTTGCCCTCGTAGTACTTCCTCTCGCTCGCTTCCTTCTTCTCGTTCCGTTTCTGAAAACAGAAACACATGCGAAACAATGAATATCTGATTAAATTTAGGTTTTGAAGAAATACGTGTCCTATTATTGAAGCTGCTGCGTACGACGGTAATAAATTACACCTTAACAGAGGTTACCCAAGTAACATTGAATTTGACCGGCGACAACTGGTATAAGTAAACATTTGTAGtaatcatttatttttgtaGTAGTATTAAGATCATATGCTAGAAAGTGATTGTCATCAACCGTAGAATGCTGAATGATAATGAAAGATTAATATCGAGGATGATGGCGTGATAATAGTGTAGATCTTTTGATACTCTAATGCAAGTGGAAAATAATGTTGAAACAAGACGATAATATGGAAAATTTTGAGGCTTGTAGATTACTAGTGGTATAGGAATCTTATTAGGATATACCTGATATGCCTCGTGATTTGCAACAATCCTCCTAATTATTGTACTAGTTGTGATGTCTAAAGAGCTTTCTAGTTGCCGATAGATACCCATAGCAATTGGAACTGCATATGGATTTGATTCCTCCTGAAAAGTGATCCGTATGCTATTCAGATTTATGACAATATGAAGAGGACTGCAACCTCAAAATTTATGACAATTACCTTGAGAAAGTCCATATTTTCTGCAATTGTTCCGTGAACAACCAAAGAGATGTTAAACGTAGTAATCTGTAAAAAACCACATTCATGAGTCAGAATATTCAGAATATCAATACTCTGGTTGCAGCAATAAAATAGAAAACGAGCAAATTCATGCAAAATCCAAATTGAATTGAAATGAAGCATACCATTTAACAGCAAGTAAGAGATCAGGTCTAACAAAAATTAATCAACAAAATGTACAACCCAGAATTGTCAAAAAGAACTAACCATATCTTTAGAGACCTCCCATGGGGCACCAATAATAACTTCATCTACATAACGGCAAGCCAACACACTCAAGCTTCTCTCATGAAGATTCATGATTGGGCGGTGGGCTCCTCGAGTAGCACTGTACATGGCAAAGCAATATTTATTATGTGTGTActgcaaaaaattttaaattagaaagaGAAGAACAATGAGACACCCAGAGAAGCGGTCTAGGCAGAAAGCAACAGAAAACAATAAAGAGGAATTTCATTGAGCACTATTAAGGATATTATAGCAAATAAAATTGTACATTATGATGATTCCGGAAGGGGCAGTCACTCCATCTGCTATGATATCTCACATGATTGTCATCTGTAACTTATGTAGCTGACAGTGCAAGAGCATAAAAGGCAGAACCAAAGCATGCGACACATTTTGGACGAGTAGAAATAACAATATATTACCTCACAGTCTGATCAGTATGAATGCCCACAAGTAAAAAATCTCCCAGTTCTCGAGCCTTCCGCAATATCTGTAACACAATATCAATAAGTTACAACAGAGAAGCAACAATATTCTGCACAAAAAGGTCGGACATTTTAATTCGTAAAATAGCTTTGTGAAGCATCACAAATAAGCGATAGCTCAAAGCCTAACGCATTTGGCTGTTTCCTCATGATTGTCTATTTTTTTATGAAGTATAAAGCAATATGATTAGTCACTTTCATATAAAAAAGATAACGCCTAAATGGATCTCAGTTGGATGAGCAGCTTACAAGAGTAAAGAGGGTTACAGATAAATCCCATTGATATGAGCAATAAACAATATGAATGGCATAAATGAATAGAAAGTCCCTCTAAAACTCTTATGAGCTTTTCAACAGAGTGTATAATAAGTATATTCAAAGCAGTTGATGGTAGGATACATAATGAGACACTTGTTCAACTGTCTGACTAGTGGCAAGAAATAAACAGGTACACTTATGAACAAGCCATCTTCAATATGAAATTGACACCACCTTGTGCGTGCGCACGCCCACGCgcgggtgagagagagagagagagagatagagagagagagagagagagagacctccaCATGTCCAGCATGGAACAGATCAAATGCACCATCTATGTAAATAATGCGAGCATCTGGACCAGGACCCTGGATGAACAAAAAGAAGTTTCAACATACATTTCCCTTAGAGCATTCTTGTGATAGTCACAGAACAAAAAGAAGTTTCAACATGGAAAAATACAAAGTTTCAAAACACACAGACCAGAGCATATGACCGGCATGGAACTATAAGAAGTATTAACATACCTTCCCATTAGAGAACTGCACTATTCGTCGAGACGTAGGCAGAAAATGGGATATACGAGTTCCACTTGCAGATCCACCATCATCAACCTTCTGACCATGACCGTGGCTAAACTGCCTTTGCAAAGAAGAATGATTATGACTATCACCAGTAGATCTCTCCCTTACACAAAGAAGCATGCGACCTATTGAGCAACAAAGTATATTTATCTAAGCATTCTCGAATTAGAGGAAGAAACAGAGAAGAATCTTGAAAAGTCGAAAAGCTGAATTCTTGATGCCAAAAGCGGTAGTCACAGCCCACAGTACAGTCCCATACGGTAATTTTTAAAGCGATTAGAATGTCAGAAATGCATGCGATAAATTAAAAGCATCTGCATGCCCTGAACAAGTCGAAGTTTTATATTTAAGAAGGAAAAATACTACCTAAAGTAATCTACACACAGAGGCACAAGATATTATTCAAAAAGCAACTAGAATGTTAACCTGCATGTTAATGCTTCTGGAAAAGGTGCAAACccagaaaaaatttaaaatcacaaaaacatGTCATTGTAAATCCAGTATATTAGCCAAGCAAAATTTTAAACCTAGATTAAGCAGGCAGACTAACACCAAACTTTCTTGATTATCCATCCCAAATACAAGATATGTTGTACTCCATTTAATCAGGTCAAATTTCGCAGGAACACAAACTTCCAAAAATAGATGGATAAAATCAGGGAAAAGAAGAATAGAATCAGTACCAACTATGTCTGTGCTTGACACTCCTTCAGTTCTTTTAATCTGCTTATAACGGCCAGCCTTCTTGGCAAGGGCATATGCATCAGTACCATCAGGGAGTAGACAAGGATCATCCCcatgaataatataatcaataTTATACTTATTGAACAGCTTATTCATAAACTCCTCAGTTATGGCATAAGGAGCATCTGGAATGACTTCATCCACCCATTTTACAGCCGCTACCATGATCATTCTGTGAGCAAATAATTGGGAAATCAGTTGGAACAATTATATATGGAGGGGAAAGGGTCATATGCGGTTTCAGTTTAATAGTTGATGTACAGAAGAACGCCATGCACGTGGACAAATTCATGAAGATGCCTCATTTTTCAATTCATGTTTTCACTCCCCCTTCCAGAGGAAGAGCccaaaaattaagaaagaaagaGGGTGCCAAGATTACACAATATCATCCAATGCTTGGGGATTGGTATTCTGAACAGTACTATAAGAATCAGTACTGAACATCCCTCTTGCAAAAGTACAGGGTCCCGTATGCAATTACGTATTTTGGTTGAGGCAAAACCTACAATATCCAGAAGAACTAAAAATCGAAAATTGAGCTACAAAAACAATATTAGTCAATATTAGATCCCACTGATTCTTAATTGCAAAGAATTACAAATACACATTGAGCtccaaaactaagatctagTATAATAAGGAACTTTAAGACAAAAATACATGTTCAAAGAGAACTATCAGTGCAACTTGCTCCCGCATAAGACAACTTTAGAGTTTTAGAGCTTGGTAGTGGGCGAGAAACATGATCTGCAAAGAAATTTACCGGTCATATCTAGCGTAACAagattaaacaaaataaatgctatatttaaattgaatatatagtataaatttgGGGGAAACAAGGaaacttttttttaagttaGTGGAAAGGGAAACATATACTCATGGATCTATTCATGCTACTTACTATCCAGAAACACAAAGATACAATAAGATTCAAGAGCTACCTTTCATGGCATGCAAAGTATTCCAAAATTATCACAACAACGTAAAAATTGGAATAGaaatattgctaaaaaaatagaaatagaaaaaataaaggaGCAGAGAGGGATCAATAAAACAAGCAATAAAATGAAAACACATCCTAGATCTAATCATTATAGAAACGAAGATCAACAGGAATTCCCAATCAAAGTATTCGATACGGGGATCGACCTTTCGTGGAGCGGGGTCACGGGGGGGCCCTTGTTGGCCGTGATCTCGTCGTCGCTGACGACCCCGACGACGAGCTCGTCCCCGAGCGCCCGCGCCTGGCGCAGCGCGTTGCAGTGCCCGTAGTGCATCATGTCGAAGCACCCGTCCATGTACACTCGCAcggggcgccgccgccgccgccgccggcccccccagagcggcggcggcagctgcAGCGAGGGCGGGAGCGAGATCCCGACCTGCACGGCGAGGAGCGACGCCCCGAGCACGAGCCCGCCGAGGAAGAACGCGGCCACGAACTTAGACGGCGTCGCGAGGTCCTTCAcggctccgcctccgccgccgccgccgcttccgccGCCCTCGGAATCCATGgcgcagaggaggaggaggaggattcgGATCTAGGGTTTCGGAAAACCTAGGGCTCGCGAGCTCCCGCCATTTGGAGGCTTCGAGGAGAGCACGAGagtggaaaagagagagagagagagagagagagagagagagaacgaaggGTATGGAACGGGGAATGAGAAGGGGGTAATTGGATTAATATAGACCGTACGATGGAGTGAGATCACAGGTGGATTCGTTGGGGACTAATAAATTAGTGTATTATGAGCCGTTCATCaaataaagaatttttaaaaatgcgATTTTTTCTATCTggggtaaattttaatttgcgtATTCATATGGACTTTCCcgagaatttttaaaatatttgtatttccattactttaaatattgtttttgttacttgaaattttttatttcctgtAATTGCTTTTTggtattatttacctatcacaCTCgcataaatacaaaattattatatatatattatatgtttatttttaaaaaaagttaatgaaaaaataaatttaaaattgtactTTCTACATGAATTTGTGAATTACTAATCAGTAACAAGAACTAAGAATTCTTATTTATTGGTGCATGTAATTGTACAAAAAATTTGAGTCTAAAATAATggaatacaaataaaaatgaaaaaaaaaatgtaaaaccaAAGGAAAGCTTTgcttttcaaattcaaatgttCAACggagatagatatatattaattcaaattatatatattgacaCTCACATGTACAAAACTaacttatataaatataattttgactaTTATTAATGTAcacataaatataaaaaagaaaatcacaaTTGCATGCGTGGGATATGCTAATGCGATGCTTGGCACCAGATGCTGTAAAAAGCGTGTGAATTAAAAGTACGGATTATGATGCTTCTTGCAGTGTGGCCGCATCAATGCAATAAAGatttttctttagaaaaaaaaaaaagaataaaatttactCGCATAAGATGCGACACACTttctgtgagaccccagatagtcatatatatgagatataatatggctaaactcttaacccggcttaagcattttgggttgtggcaaggcccaagaggttaagagagttaagcgtgttggGACGGGAGtaatcctaggatgggtgaccccctgggaagtcggggcgtcatagatggtatcagagccaattaccagccggaagtgtgagatgactctcggctgagccagggtctggatgacgggctagcgagatgagtctcacatcgcctggtacttgtgagtctgagcctgacgaggacgtcagggcttaaaggaggggagattgtgagaccccagatagtcatatatatgagatataatatggctaaactcttaacccggtttaagcattttgggtggtggcaaggcccaagaggttaagagagttaagcgtgttggaacgggagtagttctaggatgggtgaccccctgagAAGTCGGGGCGTCATACTTTCTCTTTAGAAACAAAGGAATGAAATTTATGATAAATAGTGTTCAGATTATACCGAATCGTATATGATGCAATAAAGATATTTccttagaaaaaataaaataaaatttacctgCATCAGATGCGACAAACTTTTTCTTGTAGTGTTCACATTGTATTGAATCGTTTTCCACTAAATAGGTTTTGATAGCATAGTATCAGAGCCATCCTTAAGCTTCTTTCCAAGAGAATATTGTAAGTTTGATTCTCTCATATTCATCATTTTGTAACATATATTCCCTTCTATTATCACCTCTTTGTTCCTTACTTGTCAATTATCACTGAGGGCATACATAGTTCTCGATCTGAtcaaatttgtttctttttatttcacaTATATTTCTGTCTCTATTCAAAAAGGCTTGTTCACTCAGATCGATTTTTTGGGTAgtcgaaaaatatatatttctctcaaTCCTCATTGAGGGTTTTAGATCTTTGATCAAATTTTCTCCGGTGCGTATCATTCTCACTAAAGGCAATACTACCGGAATAAGTTGTCAGATATTACTCACATGCTACGAAAGTTCTGACTGCTATGTGAtttgataatatagtatattttatttacgaatttttttgaaaaaaattatatataatggaCGGCTATAGTATACTTTTTAGgctgtgtttggttcaggtataagtaaaAACTGTTTATTCCAAAAGCAGatataagttcagatataaatgatttaatactataattaaaattaaatttagactttaattaaactTATTTCCACTTAggaaggaacaagcttgttttaGAAAAATGGCTGGAACAGCACCAGTTTATTTCAGAGACCTAAAATTTACTGCTCTCGAATATCAAATACAACGCTATCAAAGAAAATTATCTTAACAACATTAATTAATTCAACGTAAAAGGGGAAGTGATTAATAGCAATGCTTCAGTTTTTCTAATTCTAGTTGATAATGCTGAAGCCTACGTACCACAGCTTCTAATACtttctaataattataaatattctttcttctatCTTCCATTCCAGCCAACATTGAAAGCTGCCGGCGGCCCTTTATGCGTTCCGGCCACCACTGACAGCCTTTGGTTAGCATTATTCAAGTACTGCTGCACTTGCTCTCCGGAGCTCATGTCTGGCCCCCCGCCGACGACTCCCCCCTCTCCGCCGCCCGCCCCCGCCACCGGATCCCTCATGTACTGCTGCACCACCAACACCGACACCATCATCGCGAAGTCCGACGACGCCAACAAGTCCCCGATCGGCCCCAGCTCCGGGCACTCGGTCCACTCCGTCAGCCCCGCCGTCATCGCCCCCCCGGCCTCCCCCTGCCCCCTCCCCACTATGTACAAGTCGTGGATGCTCTCCATGTTCCGGATGGCCGTCACCGTCTCCTCGCTGTTCCCCACCACCTTCTCGACGTACGTCACGGAGTCGTTGCCCACGTTCTTCACCCTGAACTCGTTGACGTACTCGTCGTCGAGCTGGCGCTCGTGGCTGCCGTCGGTGACGATGGTGATCACGCGCGAGTCGCGGGCGGCGGCCTGCTCGTCGGGCGGGAGGAAGCGCACCACCGTGAGGGACACCACCGGGTTCTCGACCATCCGCCATGCGAAGGCCAGCGCCTCGCGGTCGTCGGGACCGCCGAAGAAGAGCAATGCCACGTGGTGCGTGGCGGTGAGGCGCGACGCGGAGGCGCTGAGGCCGCGATCGACGAGGACGCCGACCGAGCAAGGCGATGACGAGAGGATGTTCTCGTTGAGGGTGCGGATGGCCGGGTTGATCGCCTCCATGCCGCCGTCGACAGTCTGCTGTTTGTGGAACGGGAGGACGATGAGCGTCACGTGTTTGTCCTCGGCGAGAAGGCAGACATCCTCGTGCATCGTCGAGTAGGGAGAGACTGTGGTGAGCGTCTGTATGGAGACGCCGCCGGCGTGCTGCTCGTAGCTCTCGAAGGCGGCGAAGATGTGGTCGTTCTGGGCGTGCGAGCCTGCAGCAGAAGATTTGGAGGAGGGGCGACGGTGATGCTTGACGGCGGTATTGTGGACGACGAGCATGTTCGAGGCTCGGCCCGTGAGCTCGACGAGGTGGAGGGCGTAGACGAAGATCGGGGAGCGCTTGGTCGGGTTGGAGAGGTCGAGGAGCGAGATGATGGAGGGGACGTTGCGGGTGGTGTGGACGCAGACGAGCATGCGGAGCTCGGCGTCGGGCTTGGAGCGCTGCAGGTTTCGACGCTTGTAGCCCAGGAGGCGGCGGACCGGGTGGTGCACGGCGGTCACCACCGGCGTC from Ananas comosus cultivar F153 linkage group 23, ASM154086v1, whole genome shotgun sequence includes these protein-coding regions:
- the LOC109728128 gene encoding ethanolamine-phosphate cytidylyltransferase-like isoform X3, coding for MDSEGGGSGGGGGGGAVKDLATPSKFVAAFFLGGLVLGASLLAVQVGISLPPSLQLPPPLWGGRRRRRRRPVRVYMDGCFDMMHYGHCNALRQARALGDELVVGVVSDDEITANKGPPVTPLHERMIMVAAVKWVDEVIPDAPYAITEEFMNKLFNKYNIDYIIHGDDPCLLPDGTDAYALAKKAGRYKQIKRTEGVSSTDIVGRMLLCVRERSTGDSHNHSSLQRQFSHGHGQKVDDGGSASGTRISHFLPTSRRIVQFSNGKGPGPDARIIYIDGAFDLFHAGHVEILRKARELGDFLLVGIHTDQTVSATRGAHRPIMNLHERSLSVLACRYVDEVIIGAPWEVSKDMITTFNISLVVHGTIAENMDFLKKRNEKKEASERKYYEGKTYMSGD
- the LOC109728128 gene encoding ethanolamine-phosphate cytidylyltransferase-like isoform X1, producing MDSEGGGSGGGGGGGAVKDLATPSKFVAAFFLGGLVLGASLLAVQVGISLPPSLQLPPPLWGGRRRRRRRPVRVYMDGCFDMMHYGHCNALRQARALGDELVVGVVSDDEITANKGPPVTPLHERMIMVAAVKWVDEVIPDAPYAITEEFMNKLFNKYNIDYIIHGDDPCLLPDGTDAYALAKKAGRYKQIKRTEGVSSTDIVGRMLLCVRERSTGDSHNHSSLQRQFSHGHGQKVDDGGSASGTRISHFLPTSRRIVQFSNGKGPGPDARIIYIDGAFDLFHAGHVEILRKARELGDFLLVGIHTDQTVSATRGAHRPIMNLHERSLSVLACRYVDEVIIGAPWEVSKDMITTFNISLVVHGTIAENMDFLKEESNPYAVPIAMGIYRQLESSLDITTSTIIRRIVANHEAYQLSPVKFNVTWVTSVKKRNEKKEASERKYYEGKTYMSGD
- the LOC109728128 gene encoding ethanolamine-phosphate cytidylyltransferase-like isoform X2, with the protein product MDSEGGGSGGGGGGGAVKDLATPSKFVAAFFLGGLVLGASLLAVQVGISLPPSLQLPPPLWGGRRRRRRRPVRVYMDGCFDMMHYGHCNALRQARALGDELVVGVVSDDEITANKGPPVTPLHERMIMVAAVKWVDEVIPDAPYAITEEFMNKLFNKYNIDYIIHGDDPCLLPDGTDAYALAKKAGRYKQIKRTEGVSSTDIVGRMLLCVRERSTGDSHNHSSLQRQFSHGHGQKVDDGGSASGTRISHFLPTSRRIVQFSNGKGPGPDARIIYIDGAFDLFHAGHVEILRKARELGDFLLVGIHTDQTVSATRGAHRPIMNLHERSLSVLACRYVDEVIIGAPWEVSKDMITTFNISLVVHGTIAENMDFLKEESNPYAVPIAMGIYRQLESSLDITTSTIIRRIVANHEAYQKRNEKKEASERKYYEGKTYMSGD